The stretch of DNA aggtaacgatatgaaccaagtaaaggccgatccagacaatgatgacgaaaatagacgaaccctcaattcgtccctgttaccagcctctccgcattgaataatgaacctgttgacatgctccatggttgacgtgtcgtcctgtccggaaaactttgtaaaatccggtaccttgtaccgatgtggaagcgggatcaaatcatacgcgggaggatacggtgtccgataagaataagtgttgactttgggttttatcccaaattgttccctcattacttcagcaatcttatcggcccaatatgcatcggcatcttgccgatgaggcggctgcggatctggcacttggtggcgaacctccacgtgtctgttcgggacgtgatctgcacggaacattgtattgatcacctgtcctccaatctgcggaccaccaaactgctgtccacctattggctgtcctccgagttgctgtccaaaattcattggctggttgggaatcccctgaccttggaacccgggatagacctgcccttgctggaaccctgtagtctggtaactctgctggggcgattgtggaaaggcttgctgtccaagccatccattattagcgttcatcggcataggtgctgccgatgattggtaattgggtaccgtcgttgaattgacataccccgactgggccataggcctctgttgcatcagcattgactctgccgatgcgttgggcatctggaacattaaatcttgaggatttccagtgtgaggccttgcagtagtagttgtggtataccgaggactctggttcaccggcgcattgggaggtgccgatgtcataggagttttgccccacaatctctgccgatgcgttgggcatctggaacatatctgttgtcagtttatgctgcccaactgaaatttgtgggttggttgccatcggcatagatagtgcaccagtagtccccaatgtacttggagggacggcagattgtgcacttgcattcgtcaaggcagccgatggagccgtgacctctggtgccgttggctgatgatgggaggggcccacataatctggtgggatttgtccttccttgaaagttcttgccacagcattgaaaaccgtattagacagtacaccagcttggttaatcaacgctcgattgatggcattgtcaaccatatcttgaagcttgccaggattggcgtcaaaggtaacctgccgtggtgccggcagtgcatctttctggaccacttcgccgctcctgtttatgctgaaagacctcaggcattgctgcttgaactcttccatggcttgggcaatagcttgcttctcctcatccttgaggttggcctccgtcacggggatgacgttctcttgatcgaggtcagagatcgacatgttgatcttgatcttgaatcctgtcccactgggcgtgccaaaagatgtgttgatgcaaaactgatctgcaaacacaaagggctaatacccaattcaaacgttaaggcgtgccagccgatttgaccttactatcggcaaaggtgataactcgaatactttagtcctgacaacagcgatgcgcccggatgtcacggctaagaggtactcacgcggaactcgagaacacaccgagcttaagtcgacgaattcatgtgttgatgcaaaactgatctgcaaacacaaagggctaatacccgattcaaacgttaaggcgtgccagccgatttgaccttactatcggcaaaggtgataactcgaatactttagtcctgacaacagcgatgcgcccggatgtcacggctaagaggtactcacgcggaactcgagaacacgccgagcttaagtcgacgaattcctaagaactcgtaataaaaggaaaaaagtatgacgaagtcgtcgaaaagtagatgctggaatatgagtaaaaacgtgtgttttattgatttctttcttgtttttttattacaaggccctagggtctatatttataccctgctcaaagagctacaaccagacacgattagaattcgaattccaaattatacggaatccgtatacaaaatgatgcaaataattaaggaaataacaaaactatccctcgtgacaaaccgaaactcctccacataacgaccggcagcttccagactcctcctttgcatcatcggcagatcctttgccatagtcatcggcagactttcttatctagccatcggcaccatattactgcctgtcacattcaacttctccctcatcggcaaccatcctcatcggcaacccgcatcgtactgccatcttatcctgccatcctagacacgtgcccaaaaacggtgtcaacaaagcCATTATTGGAGTTTTTTATTCTTGGGCTTCTTCTTACCTCTAATTCCAGCACTACAGGAGTTGTTCTCTTTGAAGCTCTCTTTTTTGGTGagatttctttttcctttcCAGAATCTGCCAGACAATTAAAACTGTGATCAGGTCGAGTTGGTGGTATTTTAAACTCAATTTCCCCAAATTCAGGACAGTTTAGAGTTAATGACAAGCCAGCTTTTAGTAGATTCCTTATCCAATCAAAATTAGCAGGATTCAACAGTTGGAGGATAAAGAAATTAGTTCTAGGTATGCTTGTTTGGAGGTAGGATGCGTTACCTGAAGTGAAGTAGTTAGCCCATAGCCTGTTGGTTTCAGCAGAAACAGTCTGCAACCAGGCCATTGCATCCTCCATCTGCTGTCCAGCTGACTGAGCCTCTCTTGGGACACTACTTCCTTGGCTCTGATAAAAGTTGTCAGCCACCATAGCTTGCAGAATTTCGTTGTCAACTGGGAGGAAGTGCCTTGGAGCCAAGCCTGATTCTTGCACAAATTGGTGGGCCTGGATGATTTTCTGGCCCAGCAAAATACTCAGGTTGGGCTATTCTTGTTGGGCTATAATTGCAAGGGGCCCAATTAGTTTCTCTTGATGTGGCTGTTCAGGATGGGCTTCATCTGCAGCTGGCCCAACTACCTCAGTGGCCTGTGGTTCTGGCCCATTCTCACTGATTTGAAAGTTGGCGCCCAATCTAATCTCTCCTTCCTGTTCTGCATCTGTAGAGGCTACCTGATTTTCTCCTATCATCTGGTTCTAATCTCTAGCTGTTCCATTTTCAGAGCTTTCAATCATATCCTCGGATCCAAGAAGCTGGTGTGGTGGTGTGGCTAGATTTCCTCCATAAGAACTGGACTGGGGATCCCAACTGTAagttgagatcaacattatctTCTTGAACTTGGTTTAGGTTCAGTTCTTGTTCTTCATGCACTTCTAAGGCCAGTTCCAGGTTGATGTTCTCCTCTATCTGGGGTTGCTGGTTAAGTAGGTAGACTTCTCCCTGATCCTGTAGGAGGTACCTGATCTGTTCTCCTTGTCCAAAAGGACCGTTCTCCACAGGATGAATGAGCAAAGGGTCAAGGTCTTGATTGATGTCTGGTTCATTCAGGTTCAGAAGTTCATTTTGATTCACTTGTTCCACCTGATTGACAATGGGAATCAGGTTCTGCTCTACCTGATTCAGAATGTCTTCTGCTTGATTGAGCATCATTTATGCCTGTAAGAGTTCCTGAGCTGCATTCTGTCCCTCATTCTGGTCTGCAATATCTTCAATTTATTGATTGTTGCCTTGGTCTGGCCAAGGTTCCCAATCTACATTGTCCAGTCCATGTGCCTGCAAACCATTACCAAGGGCAGGCTGTCCCAAATCAAAGGGCAGGGGGTGCTCAATGATGTTATTCTTAGTAAAAGGATCAGGAGCCTGGGTCACTTCATTGGGATCCTTCTGACTAAGCACTTCACACTGAATCATGAAACATTCTCCCCCACTGTATCTAGGTCTTCAAGCACAACAAACTACGGGACCTGTGTGACATCCCTGACCCTTGCTCTAACCAGTGTGGTTGCCTCCAAACCTTCTACTACTTGAATTAGCAGGACCCGTGCGAAATCAGCCAGAGCTTGCTGCACCTACCTCTCACAGAGGTAATCCCGAGGGAAATCAAGAGAAGCCAGCATTCATGGTTGTGACCTCAGCACTACGCCAGTTTCTTCCTCTATCATGCTTGATGAAGGTGACCAGGACATTATCAAACACATGAGGGCTGTCAAGCACCAAGGCATCACTAGCATGAGCATGCACGAGCCGGACCATAACTTGTCCCAAACTAGTCATCTGAATATCTAGGAAGGGGACTCTTGCAACTTCTTGTAGAAATCTCTAAGGACTGTCCGGGTGTTAGCAAAGTGCATGGGATTACCAGGCAAGGGGTCGATGGTGACGATCGCTAGGTTTTCATTCCTGGCAAGCGGGTGCATCGGGGCCACCGCCCTACAATAGAACCTTCAGTTTGCCACCTCCTGGACCTCCAGGTGCCTCGGTAGGAATGGCGCAAGGTCCGCGCGTTGAAACACCATGATTTTAGTGGTGATCGGCTAATTGAGGTCAGGAAGTTGGCAATGGCAAAGGGGAAGAGTGGGGTTTTTTGGCACAGTTACTGTGGTTGTGTCACCGAAGTGAGAGGAAGACGAAGGGAATGAGGGGAAGAGTGTCCAGCCAGACAGTTCTGGAGCACCGAGAAGCCGGTTATCATTCACTGTGTTGGGCCAGCACGTGCAATTGGGCATTGTAGTTTTAGAATTAATGCAGAGTGGAGTGGGCTGTTGGCTAGTAGGATAGCCAGAGCCAGGATTGAAGGTGGGTGGGCGCCAGTCTCAACACAACGCCACACTTGCTTAGGTGCAGTAGCCTTTCTTGGATTGTTAATCACAAGATTTTGTTGCCTATGGTGAGATTTGAAGGTATAGCAATAGGAGGCTATGTGTCCGGGCTTAAGGCATGCCCGGTATCTGATAGGCTGGTCGCACTTGACTCGCCAGTGTAGGTGAGAGAGGCAACAAGTGCAGTGCCGGGTTTGTCCCCTGTCAGTGTGGACAAAGGTGTGGGGTGCAACCGGGGGTTTAGGGATATTACGTTGCATGTAGGATTTTGCATGTCCACCGCCTAGAGGGGTGCTATTGGCTCTGGATAAACAGGAGGGTTGTCCGTGAGAAATTTGAAAAAACCCATCCGTCACGCGTTGCTCCGGGGCAGCAAGGTTATGGCCATGGCCGGCCATGTCGGTGCCATGGTTTCTGGGATCAGGATCATAGGCGTGGATCACCTGCTTTCCTTTGCCAAGAGGGACAACATTGGCACCCGACTGGATGGAAACCACGTTAGGGGGCATGGGGTTGGAGGAAGAACTAGCCGTTCTATGGATGTTAAGGGCATCAACGTATGAGCGCTGAGGCTGTTTTTGTTGACTCCAAGAGTCCTCCTCGCGCAAGAACATGCTGAATTCTCTCCTCCAGTTAGGGCCCCCATTTCCCCAAAGAAAGAAATAAACTTTGAAGGCATCATAGGAGAAGAATTGGAGTGAAGCAATGAACCGGCCCACCTTTTTGGAAGAGACAACGAATTTGAACATTCGATCGCTGAGCTGAGAGACGAAAAAACAAGGGGCAGAGCCCCCAAGAGCAGCTTGGAGGAGATGGCCCACCGACATGGCGGTGAGGTGAAACTTGCATCTACCGAAAGCCGCCACGAGAATGAAGGAGAAGCGATCAAGAATAGGATTCGTAACCGGCACCACCAGGCGGTGTCGGATACGTTCCTCCATTGCTGCCCCAGTGAAAGGCcgagaagctccatatggaggGTGGTGCCAGGTCTCATACCTGGGCGAAGGTTGGCCATGTAGGGCAGCCAAGCTTAGTAATCCACCATTTCTGTTAGAAGAGCAGTCCACCAAGCTTGGCGATGAAGGCGAACAACAGTGTAGGTGTCGGTGTAGAATGCGCACGGAGAACACCGGCAATGCACTCGCCGTGGCAGGGTGCCTGACTCCGTGAGATGTTAGGCAAGCCCCGCGTCGACAGAGAAGAAAGGGCCAACCACTGGGTTGGCGTCATCGGCATGACCACGCCGGCGACGGAGGAGACGATGGCACTTAGGCTCCCCTGGGGGGCACCCTAGGAGGCATTTCGCAGTCTCACTCTTCCACCTAACTAAAGTTTTGGAAGGCCTTTGCATCTAAGGAAAACGCGTGCATGCTGCCAAGCTGTGGCTACTGGAAAAAGCTTCTATGAAGTTCTCTCACTTAGGAGCAGAACCCACCTGTCATCCTCACCACATTCATCTTCCTCCTCTCCACGGCATGTAGCAGAGTTGGGGATCGCCGGCCAGGGCGCGACAGCCTGAGCACGCAGGAGGGGCCATGCCACAGCTCCGTTTGCGTTGATGTAAAGGAAATAAAACATTGTTTTTACCTTTGTATAaaacaatttgaaaagaaaaatgACCTTTTCTTTCTCATACACAAGACTATCAGCAGAGGAAATTATGATGACATAAGGTGATCTGTCAATAAGTCATGAGCATCAGGAACAGTTTGATTCAACCAGGCATAcatgaattatgaattgaaggttcCTTCATGTCCTGCACTACTATTTGGCTCTGATTGTAGCAATGAACAATGACACTATGTCTCACTTATTCTGTCTGTTCTAGTGTTCCATTAAAATTGATATGGGATATCAGTCTAATTTCAAGAAATAGCAGCATTTTATTGATTTAAAAACAGATGAAATACAACAGTTCAAATAGTTCATGAAAATCATACCACTACATAGCTAAAACACACATGAAAACTACATCTGTCTTACATAACTTTGTCTATGATTACAACTTAAAAAAGGACCCCTAAGAGGGATGGGCTgtttaatataaaaataaaatggcCAAGAGGAACACATAGGTCGGGGGCTGGCAAGGTGGCACACCCACACCTCCTTCCAACTTAAGACCATAGGTTAAAAGCTACAGCTGATACAAGAGAGAACCAACATGACTACACTAGAGAAACATGGGGATTCCATCCAAGATGGCCTACTCCTAGCTGGCCTACTACAAATAGTGCAAATTTGCACATACACAACATGCGAGAACCATGAACTGTCAGAAGCTAGGCAATGCAGAAACATCTCTCTTCTAGAGTAAAGGGGCAAATTCCCAGTCCCTGTCAATCAAAGAATCATCATTGTTGATGAAATCCTGCTGAAAGAAAACAAGTCCAGTTAGATATACATCATATAAGTAGTAGTCATCAATTCTACATGCATATCCTTAGTCTAGACAGGGTAAATTGAAAATAAGCTAGAAATTTAACATATCTTATGGTCCGGTTATGCATGAACAAGCATAATGAATCTAAGCAATGCACTGAGTACTAACAACTAGAAGTATTTTTCTTATTTAACTAGTAGTAATTAAGATGACATTAATTAGGTAAATTCCTCATGTGTTAATTTACTTTTGCACAAAAATGTGAAATGGAATAAAATGAAATTAAGGACAGAGATAGATTTTATGCATAAAAAGGAGGAGAGAGGATCTTACTTGATTAACCAAGGAAGCAAGGAAATCATCCAAGTCATCACTCTCCACATTCTGTGCCTCACTTGTTCCCATGAGGAATTCATTGATGTTATTCAGTTGGTCACTAACAGCTTGATGATTAATGGTGCTACCATCATGGTGGTTGTCACTTGCACCACCGCCATTCAGCACCTGGGTCAGCATTGCAGAATTGTCTATCTGAAGGTCAGGTCTAGTGCTTGAAGAAATAGCCAAAGCAGAATTGCCGTTCGGTGTCAATGTAGAGTGTGTATTGTTCCCAAAGCTAAATGGTGCCACCTGCTCTACTGGTACGTCTTTCCCCATGATTCCTGTGATTTTTTTCTGATACTCATTTCCAAAAGTTGGTACCTGTCCAGAGGAGTGTGCAAGTCTAGACAACTGGTTGATCTTGAAAATGTTATCCTGTGTAGGATCTTCAGGCTTTCCAACATCATGACCAAGATCAGAAAACCTTGATGGCACATCAGCTTTCCAAGAGTTGCTAGGTCCTGCAAATTGGTGAACTTCCCTAGCAACCTCGTTAAATTGGCCAGCAGAACATGATTGAAGCTGAACCGAAGGCTGTTTCACCAACTCGGGAGATTGCAATGGTAAATGGCCGGAAGGAGCCAGTATGTCACCATTTGCTATGTCTTCATAAGGAATACCTCTGCTTGATCCCAAAATCTTTCCACGCAATATACTCGCATAGGAGCTGCAAGAACGAGGCAAAGAATGGTTTCTTGATCTCGGAGAGCCAATGAAGGTGGGGCCATACATGTTTCCCCGCAACGCTTCAGTTTCATCAGCAAACGGATTAGAATTCCTTAGTTTGCCATCACCGAGCTTTCTGAGATAGATTCGGTACTTCTAGAATCACAAAATAGGAAAAACATTTTGTTAAGAAACAAGTTTTATTCAAATATATTTAACAATAATATAGTAGATTGGAACACAAGCATGGTGATCGAGCATAAGAGTAGAAACCAAACCTGCAGATGACTAGCGACATTCTCTCTAGTAAGACCTTCCACATTCATGATTGCTAATATCTTCTTTGGAGCAGCCCCTGCATTTACAATAACAAAATATTTGTTAAGAGAAACATATTTAACTGAAAATTTGTTGTTAGATAAAGCCATGAACGTGAGAACTTACTGTCGATGCCAATCTGACTGACAGCTTCTACAAACTTCTGATGTAGTTGACCACACCACTGGACCCTTTGCTTCTTCTGGGCTGATGTGTTCTCGCTGTCCTCATCAGCAACATCCACaacctttttgtttttctttgaaTACTTGTTTCTATGGTTTGCTCCATCCTTCATACCTTTATCACCATTCCCATATCGTAACTTCTGAACATCATCATCACTGCCACTGTTGATGTTGTTCTGTGGATCATTCATACTATTCTTCACCACGTGTGTCCATATGCCCCTAAGTTGTTCAAGGCGCACTGGTTTTACCATATAATCACATGCCCCATGCTTTATCCCTTTCATAATAGTTTGTGTCTCGCTGTTTGCGGATAGCACTGCATGACATAAGGCAACATATGTAAATTATCTCATACAGAAGTCAACAAGGTCAATAGACTACAACAATGAATGATCTGGTGGGCTTCATGTTCAATTGACTAGTCACATTTTTCAATCTCTGTTTTCTTTAGGCATTACATTTGTCGTTTACTTTCATTTTTAACAAAATATGTCATATACCTAGTAAATGCAATTCTTTgtcatttccacttttatcatttcaaataacTTCATAAAAGAAACTTTACAAATTTATTAGAATGGGGCATTGTTCACATCCTTATGGAAATGACTAGTTATTACGAAAATCGATAGTAATGAACCAAACTGCAGGTGAGAAATTCGGAAGTTATCTTGGTTGCACCTAGAGCTTACTAATCCATAGCAACGTATGAAACTGCGCGCACATAAATGACATGATTCAATTGTTAACTGATtgctcctatcacttaaatatgGACAAATGGTAGGACACGAAACTACAAGAAACAACATTTAGTAGTTACTGATTGCTCCTACTACATACAAACAAAAAGTAGCATATCAAATGAACAACAAACAACAGTTTTCTAGCTAGATTGACTCAGTGATTTGGATTTGGATTTGTTGAAAATTTCTTTTGCAGCTGAAATTAATGGAATTCTAGTTTTGATCCAAATTGTAGTAAAAAAACTTAGATGAAATCTGAAAATGTAAATTTCTAAATGGTTTACTAATATGCTTCCTACTTTGCATTTACAACTTATGTGTTGTTTGGTCGACATATTTTGTAATGTGATGGGTAATAGATGATGTTAAATCATGTTTGTCTAAGTCCAGTTGTAATCAGATATCACGCAGGGAACTGATACCAGCCTATTAAAATTTGTTTCCACTCGCACTCGAGTGTGAATTATTACCATTGACATTTACGTTATAGTTCTTAACCAAACAATTCGTTAGCCCTAGGCCACAAGCTAGTGGACAATCTTCGGTTATGGCTAGAACGAGTAGCTGGTTTGGACAGTAACTTTTTCCCCTCTTAAGTGCAAGaaaattaaagaaaaaataTGGTTTAGACGATAAATCTACCCCAAGACTAATTAGACATAGGAAAGGGTGCTTACTGAATCAGCAAAGTGTATAACAACAATACAACTCCAAAAGAAAGATACTCCCTCCGGTTGCAAAATCATGTCATTTTGGGTAAGCTTTGGTCGAAAACAACAAACATTATTAAATTTTAAGTTAATGACTCTTAAGATATAAGTTATATGTATAGATTTGTATTCAAAACACTTGCAAAAGCTCATGAATTCAAAGAATTTTAGGAAATATTCTAGAACAAATTAGAGGTCAAAGATACACATTGACCTTTTAGTGAAACAAATATATGCATCATGAACCGTGCAAAGTCAAATGTGAAATTTATTTTTGACCAAATGGTAGTACTTAAGgattttttggcaaaataatTTTCTTTTCGACAAACCAACCAATGGTAGTGCACAAAACGACAAATAAGAAAATTTAATTACATATAGGGAAACCTAACTAAAACTAGAGTTTTGGGTGGGTGAGTTGGGTCTCTTGACCCATGTATCTTTTTCCTCTACCTTAATGAAATGACGCGCAGTTCTCCTGCGCTGTtcaaaaaaaactaaaactagAAACATCAATGAGAGGTCGACTTGGCTGTAAACATATACACACATaagtataaaaaaataattttactGGGCTGATAATGCGCTTATGAACAAAAATTAACAGTCTAATGGACTTCGAGAACGGACAGAGTTTTAGTTTCCATGCAATGCTTACAAACAAACTGTGAATATGAAGCTACAAATGAAGTAGCCAGCTCCATTGTACTTAGCACTTAGGAACAGATGGTGACATACAAAACAAGAACACAAACAGTTATTAGCTTGATTGTATCTGAACACATGCaccaaaaaaatcaagatttgtGATTGGCATATGTATCATTTATTGATATCCTACCCAAACTTTCATAACCAATAGCTCTGTTGAGTTATAATAATCAATCCATTCAACGCATCTATCCAGAAAAATGGTAGTATTACAAATTCTGAGGATTTCTATTGTCTGCACGATCAGAAGAATGACATGCATAAAAATGGGAAAAT from Sorghum bicolor cultivar BTx623 chromosome 8, Sorghum_bicolor_NCBIv3, whole genome shotgun sequence encodes:
- the LOC8084794 gene encoding two-component response regulator ORR24; this translates as MRRMLAQGSGSNNRQHFSSQQGYQQRFQGPVSQSNRNQQPQRFQNRPQHGNQRPPFQQRGHNQQQNDSTLFFSAASDVNPDHVAGQGVVEPACAAGDAAPQTAEQPAAAAVPESTEELPTAAQTTATSPTRVEDATGMPPPKITTLTLLSLSLLFPGGSWKETVSAGEEMDADTFPAGLRVLAVDDDRVCLKILERQLKYCNYNATVVSDARTALDMLRERKEGNQFDLVISDVIMPNMDGFKLLELIGLEMDLPVIMLSANSETQTIMKGIKHGACDYMVKPVRLEQLRGIWTHVVKNSMNDPQNNINSGSDDDVQKLRYGNGDKGMKDGANHRNKYSKKNKKVVDVADEDSENTSAQKKQRVQWCGQLHQKFVEAVSQIGIDRAAPKKILAIMNVEGLTRENVASHLQKYRIYLRKLGDGKLRNSNPFADETEALRGNMYGPTFIGSPRSRNHSLPRSCSSYASILRGKILGSSRGIPYEDIANGDILAPSGHLPLQSPELVKQPSVQLQSCSAGQFNEVAREVHQFAGPSNSWKADVPSRFSDLGHDVGKPEDPTQDNIFKINQLSRLAHSSGQVPTFGNEYQKKITGIMGKDVPVEQVAPFSFGNNTHSTLTPNGNSALAISSSTRPDLQIDNSAMLTQVLNGGGASDNHHDGSTINHQAVSDQLNNINEFLMGTSEAQNVESDDLDDFLASLVNQDFINNDDSLIDRDWEFAPLL